CCACATCCAGCATTACTGCCATTCCCATAGTCTGCAAATTAAATTAACCATACCAAAACAATATAATGATTGATTGCTCTTAAAACAATAATTCATCACTTTGCTTTGTAGTTTAAGGCAAGAACATTATCACTTCACATACCTTGTAGCATCCCGGGACAAGATTTTGCAGGCATCTCAGCCTCTCATttatcttctctcttcttacCTACCATGTTGAACAATTTTTGcttcaaaatttggatttgaaaATTCACAAGGCAAGTACTTCTAAAGCACAAACTCTATTGATCAGGTAACAGGATTGTTTTCATCTGCTCATGACCACATAGCTAGCGAGTCGAATTGaaagaatttaaatatatatatatatatatatatacacaataCCCTTTCTGCCAAACTGTGGCTATCAGTAGCTTGGCCTCTCTTAGCTCTCACATGGATGACTTCTTTTAGTTTCTCCCCATCTTTGTCAATcttgtttctctttctctttcttcctcctaAGGGCTGCCAATATTTACCAAACGAAAACAAATTCAGAAAATCAATCTAGCTTCCCATAAACCAGAGATATAACAAGACAAGAGCAACATTACCTTTCCCTTTTCGCTTTCTTGGGCAAAATCTCCAGTCAGAGATGTGGAATGAGCAACTAAGACATCGTGATTTGGATCATCAGAATGGGAAAAGCTTTGAATTATATTATCATGAATGAAGTTCAGAGGGAGCTGGTTAGTTTGTCGCTGATGATCGCTAAAACTCATGCCATTGGAGAGAGCCATGATTTCATGATGATTGGCGCTTAGATTCTCCAACTCACAAAGATTGTCTATGAGTTCCATGCTTCAACTTCCAGTCGTCTTCAGAGAAATTTGAGGTTTTGCATGCCTTTAGTAAACTTATCTACCTAGACAAATTAGAGACAGATCGAGTTTATAGAAATTGAAGTACAAGAGCAGAATAATTATACGTACAGATTTTCATTTCAGTTATAAGTTGACTTTGTATCCTATGatctttctctgtttttatttttatttttttggtttggatATATCCTCATTCAGTCGATATATCGACCTGGTAAGTGGGACCATGCACCAGTTTTGGGGGTGAATTATGCAGAATTTGGTATTTAATTTGGTGTGattaattatctttattttttgttttagttttgtttttggtttttgatgGGAACATGTATCTTCCTTTATGGATAATGATGATCTTACCACAAATCGCATACATAGGCTTTCCACTTCAACACCTTTCAATCAAAGCTTGTAaaaccaaatataaagatTGACCTTAAGTGGTGTGCTCACAATCTAAACAACCCATGAAAATGTTGACTCTAAACTTTCTAAATGTGGAGCCTTGATTTCTCTATTCCAAATGCACGTTGAAATCCCATACCGACCTATATTCACAACCCCCATCCCCCTAAAAACCCCGAATTGGGCATTCTGATATGCCATGCATGCCTTGCTTGGCAAGTTGGCTTTTTTGCACGTCTTGAAactgtttctttttcaaaacCTAGAATATGTAGCATCTTAGAGTACAAATTAAGTACCGTTTATGTGTCGATCTTTAGCATAATAAGTCTTTGATTCTTATGCCCTTGTAGTATTATTGTGGTAGCTGCCTGCCTGATTTTGAATTAGGTTAGGATGTATTCTAGCTATGCCAAATTATATACCCTTTAATGGTTGGAACCAGAATGTGGTTATGGTTTACAGATTTAATGGCAACTTTGCCATATAAGGTGAAATGACACTGTCACCGTCCTcatccaaattattttgaAGGTGCATCACAAATGGGCTGTTACCGACTTTAAGTACTTGTCTAGTCCTTGAttcatataattaaatattttcaatTCAGAGAGATGGGAAAAGATTAGCATTGGAACTTGTTGAAAGCTCGAACAGTTGTTATATTCTCATAATTCCTATAATTAATTTATCCAATGCAATTAGGTGTACATAAACTAGTTTGGTATTGTTGCGTTGCGTATATACGTGAA
The window above is part of the Prunus dulcis chromosome 1, ALMONDv2, whole genome shotgun sequence genome. Proteins encoded here:
- the LOC117633838 gene encoding transcription factor bHLH75-like: MELIDNLCELENLSANHHEIMALSNGMSFSDHQRQTNQLPLNFIHDNIIQSFSHSDDPNHDVLVAHSTSLTGDFAQESEKGKPLGGRKRKRNKIDKDGEKLKEVIHVRAKRGQATDSHSLAERVRREKINERLRCLQNLVPGCYKTMGMAVMLDVVISYVQSLQNQIEFLSMKLSAASVYYDFNSPGVDALDTMQQLGTNNAYGEVQEEMVRSGGYGGGLSNYNNNSTWPI